Genomic window (Spirosoma sp. KCTC 42546):
GGTTTAATAATTCGGTATCTCCCTGGGCAAACCTGAAAGGATACAGTCTGCTCTACGATATAAAAACCGCCAAAGCTACGCTGAACTTAAAAGAGGGTATTTTTTACAATGATTTGCCTGGTTATAGTATTAAGGTAGACCATAAAATTAAGGGGCCGAAAGACAGTAAAAATGGTGATTTGCTGAAAGGGTTGGTTATTTACAAGCATCCGACAAATGGGTTGGATGCTGGCAATCGCGAAATTATCCTGGCCGATTCGGGGCGGATGTATACCGATAAAGACCGCTCGTATCTTGTTTTTCAGCTGTTCAACGGCAACGATTATCAGGAATATTCAGACAATAATTCCGTTAGTTTCACCGGAGGTGGAGTACCTAACAAAGGCGCCCAGTTCATGCGGAATGGCTTTAAGGATTACCGGCTTGTCATTAGCCTTGAGTCGTTTGGTATTAAGCGTACGGATGAAAATCAGTTTGAGTACCATGAGTACATGAAAAACCTGAACGAACTATCAACGCTAACCGACTCGTTACGAAAAGATTACACGAAGACAAGCCTGAATGTAGCCAGCACATCGAGACAATACTATAATTATCAATTTAAGGCCGATGCAGCCCTTCGGCAAAAGGTAGTGAAAGATGGAAAGTGGGTTGACTCCTTAGTAAAAAAGCGGGCTGTTGCTACTCCCGATTTAGCACAGGCGGCCTTGAGCCAGGCTCAAAATATTCTGTCTTATTCAACGTCCAACGTAACCTACCTGACCGAAAAAGAAAAGGGAGTTTGGAAGTATCAGTTAGAAACCCACCACAAATTCACTCAGTCGTTTTCAATTTTTGTGATGTTTCTGATTGGAGCATCCATGGGCGCTATTATTAAAAAAGGTGGATTTGGCCTGCCAGTTTTGATTGCGATTGTATTTTTTATTTTCCTGTATGTATTGACTATTGCAGGTGATAAGTACGCCAAAGACGGATTAGTCTGGGTTCCCTTGGGTGCCTGGCTGGCCAACATCGTGTTACTACCCATTGGCCTGCTACTTATGCAGCGAGCCCGACACGATTCCCGATTGTTTGATAAAGATGTGTACGTAATTGCCTGGGAACGATTGAAACGGAAATGGAATGAGCGAAAAAGCCAGCAGGCAATGGTCGTTAGTCAATAGGTAGGGTATGCGTCTTAGAAAACTATCGACTTAGGACTATCGTTTATTAACTAATTTCCCTATCTTTGCACCCAAATTCATTTTTTCATTTTATTAGCTGTCTGAAGATGTATCTAACGACCGAAAAAAAACAGGAGATATTCTCCACCTCGGGCCACGCCAAAAGCGCAACGGACACCGGGTCGGCCGAATCCCAGATCGCGCTGTTCACTTACCGGATCAGTCATTTAACTGAGCACCTAAAAGTTCACAAGCACGATTACGGCACCCAATTGGGTCTTTTAAAATTAGTAGGTAAGCGTCGGCGGTTGCTGAATTACCTCCTTCACAAAGACATCACGCGTTACCGGGCTATTCTGGCCGCGTTAGGATTGCGGAAGTAATCGGCTACTTCAAAAAAAGGGAA
Coding sequences:
- a CDS encoding LptF/LptG family permease encodes the protein MKRIDKLILGSFWGPFFLTLGVVIFIFLMRLLMFYIDDFVSKDLDLATFGRLLFYFALLTIPTALPLAVLLSSLMTFGNLGEFFELTALKSAGISLTRAMRPLLIVAIGISAFSFWFNNSVSPWANLKGYSLLYDIKTAKATLNLKEGIFYNDLPGYSIKVDHKIKGPKDSKNGDLLKGLVIYKHPTNGLDAGNREIILADSGRMYTDKDRSYLVFQLFNGNDYQEYSDNNSVSFTGGGVPNKGAQFMRNGFKDYRLVISLESFGIKRTDENQFEYHEYMKNLNELSTLTDSLRKDYTKTSLNVASTSRQYYNYQFKADAALRQKVVKDGKWVDSLVKKRAVATPDLAQAALSQAQNILSYSTSNVTYLTEKEKGVWKYQLETHHKFTQSFSIFVMFLIGASMGAIIKKGGFGLPVLIAIVFFIFLYVLTIAGDKYAKDGLVWVPLGAWLANIVLLPIGLLLMQRARHDSRLFDKDVYVIAWERLKRKWNERKSQQAMVVSQ
- the rpsO gene encoding 30S ribosomal protein S15 → MYLTTEKKQEIFSTSGHAKSATDTGSAESQIALFTYRISHLTEHLKVHKHDYGTQLGLLKLVGKRRRLLNYLLHKDITRYRAILAALGLRK